A portion of the Pseudorasbora parva isolate DD20220531a chromosome 1, ASM2467924v1, whole genome shotgun sequence genome contains these proteins:
- the pygmb gene encoding phosphorylase, glycogen, muscle b, with protein sequence MSKPLTDQEKRKQISVRGLAGVENVADLKTNFNRHLHFTLVKDRNVATKRDYYFALAHTVRDHLVGRWIRTQQHYYEKDPKRVYYLSLEFYMGRTLQNTMVNLALENACDEAIYQLGLDMEELQDMEEDAGLGNGGLGRLAACFLDSMATLGLAAYGYGIRYEFGIFNQKIVKGWQVEEADDWLRYGNPWEKARPEYMRPVHFYGRVEHHPDGVKWVDTQVILALPYDTPVPGYRNNIVNTMRLWSAKAPCEFHLKDFNVGGYIQAVLDKNLAENISRVLYPNDNFFEGKELRLKQEYFVVAATLQDIIRRFKASKFGSTEVVRMDLSTLPDKVAIQLNDTHPAMAIPELMRILIDDEKLTWEKAWDITVRTCAYTNHTVLPEALERWPVDLFQNLLPRHLEIIYEINRRHLERISSLYPGDLDRLRRMSLIEEEGQKKINMAHLCIVGSHAVNGVAQIHSDIIKDTVFKDFYEVDPQKFQNKTNGITPRRWLVMCNPGLAEVIAERIGEDYIRDLDQLKKLLKFVDDDALIRDIAKVKQENKMKFAVLLEEQYKVKINPNSMFDVHVKRIHEYKRQLLNCLHIITLYNRIKKEPNKAWTPRTIMIGGKAAPGYHTAKMIIKLITAIGEVVNNDSVVGDRLKVIFLENYRVTLAEKVIPAADLSEQISTAGTEASGTGNMKFMLNGALTIGTMDGANVEMAEEAGEENLFIFGMRVKDVEALDKKGYDAMEYYNRIPELKQAMDQISKGFFSPGEPEQFQDIVKMLMHHDRFKVFADYEDYIKSQEKVSALYKNTKEWTKMVIHNIAGCGKFSSDRTIGQYAREIWGMEPSLEKIAAPDDPR encoded by the exons ATGTCCAAGCCACTGACGGACCAAGAGAAGAGGAAGCAAATTTCCGTGCGAGGTCTCGCCGGGGTTGAAAACGTCGCAGACCTCAAGACCAATTTTAATCGCCATCTGCACTTCACTTTGGTTAAGGATCGTAATGTTGCAACGAAGCGCGACTACTACTTCGCCCTGGCTCACACCGTGCGCGACCATTTGGTGGGAAGATGGATCCGGACGCAGCAGCATTACTACGAGAAAGACCCGAAA CGTGTGTACTATCTCTCTCTGGAATTCTACATGGGCCGGACCCTTCAAAACACCATGGTAAACTTAGCTTTGGAGAATGCTTGTGACGAGGCTATCTATCAG TTGGGTTTGGATATGGAGGAGCTTCAGGACATGGAGGAGGATGCTGGCCTGGGTAACGGAGGCCTTGGTCGACTGGCAG CTTGCTTCCTGGACTCCATGGCAACCTTGGGCCTGGCAGCATATGGATATGGAATCCGTTATGAGTTTGGAATCTTTAATCAGAAAATTGTGAAAGGCtggcag GTGGAGGAGGCAGATGATTGGCTGCGCTATGGAAACCCTTGGGAAAAAGCCCGGCCTGAATACATGCGTCCTGTGCATTTCTATGGTCGGGTGGAGCACCACCCTGATGGAGTGAAATGGGTGGACACACAG GTGATCCTTGCCCTCCCCTATGACACACCTGTACCAGGATACAGAAACAACATTGTTAACACAATGAGGCTCTGGTCTGCCAAAGCTCCATGTGAATTCCACCTCAAAGACT TTAATGTCGGTGGTTACATCCAGGCCGTTCTGGATAAGAATCTAGCGGAGAACATCTCTCGTGTGCTTTACCCTAATGACAAT TTCTTTGAGGGGAAAGAGTTACGTCTGAAGCAGGAGTATTTCGTGGTGGCTGCGACTCTCCAGGACATCATCCGCAGGTTCAAGGCTTCCAAGTTTGGCTCAACTGAGGTAGTGCGCATGGACCTGTCCACACTGCCAGATAAG GTTGCTATACAGCTGAATGACACGCATCCTGCAATGGCCATTCCTGAACTGATGAGAATACTGATAGATGACGAGAAACTGACCTGGGAAAAG gCGTGGGACATCACTGTGCGTACTTGCGCATATACTAACCACACTGTTTTACCAGAAGCTCTGGAACGCTGGCCCGTCGACCTGTTCCAAAACCTTCTGCCCCGTCACCTAGAGATCATCTACGAGATTAACCGACGTCACCTAGAG CGGATCTCTTCGCTCTACCCTGGTGATCTTGACCGTTTGAGGCGCATGTCTCTCATTGAGGAGGAAGGTCAGAAGAAGATCAACATGGCTCATCTCTGTATCGTTGGCTCTCACGCAGTCAATGGCGTAGCGCAAATCCACTCCGACATTATCAAAGACACTGT TTTTAAGGACTTCTATGAAGTGGACCCACAGAAGTTTCAAAACAAGACCAATGGTATCACACCTCGTCGCTGGCTTGTCATGTGTAACCCTGGACTGGCTGAAGTTATCGCTGAG AGAATTGGAGAGGACTACATCCGCGACCTGGACCAGCTGAAGAAACTCTTGAAGTTTGTGGATGATGATGCTTTAATTCGAGACATTGCTAAAGTCAAACAG GAGAATAAAATGAAATTTGCAGTGCTTCTAGAGGAACAATATAAGGTGAAGATTAACCCCAACTCCATGTTTGATGTCCATGTGAAGAGGATCCATGAATACAAAAGGCAGCTGTTGAACTGTCTGCACATCATCACCCTCTACAACC GCATCAAGAAGGAGCCTAACAAGGCCTGGACTCCAAGGACAATAATGATTGGTGGAAAG GCCGCCCCCGGGTATCACACAGCTAAAATGATCATCAAACTGATCACGGCGATTGGAGAAGTGGTGAATAATGACAGTGTGGTGGGCGATCGTCTGAAAGTCATCTTCCTTGAGAACTACAGGGTTACACTGGCTGAGAAAG TCATCCCTGCGGCTGACCTGTCCGAGCAAATCTCCACAGCAGGAACAGAAGCTTCTGGAACTGGCAACATGAAGTTCATGCTGAATGGAGCTCTGACCATCGGCACCATGGATGGGGCTAACGTGGAGATGGCTGAAGAGGCGGGAGAAGAGAACCTCTTCATCTTCGGCATGAGAGTGAAGGATGTGGAAGCTTTGGATAAGAAAGG ATACGATGCCATGGAGTATTATAACCGCATTCCAGAACTGAAACAGGCCATGGATCAGATTTCGAAAGGATTCTTCAGCCCTGGAGAGCCCGAGCAGTTTCAAGACATTGTCAAGATGCTGATGCACCATGACCG GTTTAAGGTGTTTGCTGACTATGAAGACTACATTAAAAGTCAGGAGAAAGTCAGCGCCCTGTATAAG AATACTAAAGAATGGACCAAGATGGTCATCCACAACATTGCTGGTTGTGGCAAGTTCTCCAGTGACCGCACCATTGGCCAGTACGCCCGTGAGATCTGGGGCATGGAGCCTAGTCTGGAGAAGATCGCAGCCCCGGACGACCCCCGCTAA
- the sf1 gene encoding splicing factor 1 isoform X1, whose product MATGANATPLGKLHPSIGAKRGFESGPGAALMAPPPGPAVSFPLQNFQQPQLTNPGFPQFPVPVSSALSTPVGVVLPAQAGSGDFGQKKRKRSRWSSETPDQKTVIPGMPTVIPPGLTRDQERAYIVQLQIEDLTRKLRTGDLGIPVNPEDRSPSPEPIYNSEGKRLNTREYRTRKKLEEERHSLITEMVGLNPEFKPPADYKPPATRVSDKVMIPQDEYPEINFVGLLIGPRGNTLKNIEKECCAKIMIRGKGSVKEGKVGRKDGQMLPGEDEPLHALVTANTMENVKKAVEQIRNILKQGIETPEDQNDLRKMQLRELARLNGTLREDDNRILRPWQSTEPRSITNTTVCTKCGGAGHISSDCKFTSSFAPRAGEPPQSAQDKARMDKEYLSLMAELGEAPVPSSGGGHSNSPTSGPRPTGPNNNQPPPNRPPWMNSGPTDNRNYHSMHQGPGGPHNFPPPMPNMGVPPMPPNPNGMPPPWMQPPPPPMGQGPAPPGHPMSLLPPPMGMMPPPPPPPNNQPPPPPSGPLPPWQQQAPPPPPTSSMATSAPLPWQQNTTTTSTSATGNLPPWQQPQQTATSAAQPPPPMGTPSMVPPPPGVQPPLPPGAPPPPPPPPPGSAGMMYAPPPPPPPMDPNFVTMMGIPGMPPYGMPPAPPPPPPQS is encoded by the exons ATGGCAACGGGAGCCAACGCAACCCCGCTGGGGAAGCTCCACCCGAGTATCGGCGCTAAGCGAGGCTTCGAGTCTGGCCCCGGCGCGGCGTTAATGGCACCACCACCCGGACCTGCGGTGTCTTTCCCGCTGCAGAACTTCCAGCAACCGCAATTAACAAACCCAGGTTTTCCCCAGTTCCCCGTACCTGTGAGTTCTGCGCTCTCAACCCCAGTCGGAGTTGTGCTACCGGCTCAGGCGGGGAGTGGAG ATTTTGGCCAGAAGAAGCGGAAAAGGAGTCGTTGGAGCAGCGAGACGCCGGATCAGAAGACTGTCATCCCGGGCATGCCTACCGTGATCCCTCCTGGGCTGACTCGGGACCAGGAACGAGCTTATATAG TCCAACTGCAGATTGAAGACCTGACACGTAAACTGCGTACAGGAGACCTGGGAATCCCTGTTAACCCTGAGGACAG GTCTCCCTCTCCTGAGCCCATTTACAACAGCGAGGGCAAGAGGCTTAACACGCGTGAATATCGTACACGCAAGAAACTGGAGGAAGAGAGACATTCTCTTATTACAGAGATGGTGGGACTGAACCCTGAATTTAAACCCCCTGCTGACTATAA ACCTCCAGCTACTAGGGTCAGTGATAAGGTGATGATTCCTCAGGATGAATATCCAGAGATCAACTTTGTTGGTCTTTTGATTGGACCACG TGGAAACACTCTGAAGAACATTGAGAAAGAGTGCTGTGCTAAAATCATGATTCGTGGTAAAGGTTCAGTGAAGGAAGGGAAGGTGGGTCGTAAGGATGGACAGATGCTTCCAGGAGAAGATGAACCTCTTCATGCACTAGTCACTGCTAACACAATGGAGAATGTCAAGAAAGCTGTGGAGCAG ATACGTAATATCCTCAAGCAGGGCATTGAGACCCCTGAGGACCAGAATGATTTGAGAAAGATGCAACTGAGGGAGCTGGCACGACTCAATGGCACTCTGAGAGAAGATGATAACAGGATCTTACGGCCATGGCAGAGCACAGAGCCTCGCAGCATCACAAATACAACGGTCTGTACAAAGTGTGGTGGAGCAGGTCACATCTCATCAGACTGCAAGTTTACCAG TTCCTTTGCTCCCCGGGCAGGCGAACCACCCCAGTCTGCTCAGGATAAGGCACGTATGGATAAAGAGTACTTGTCTCTTATGGCAGAATTAGGAGAGGCTCCAGTCCCTTCCTCCGGTGGGGGTCACAGCAATTCTCCCACTAGTGGACCTCGTCCAACAGGACCCAACAACAATCAACCACCACCA AATCGTCCTCCTTGGATGAATTCAGGCCCTACTGATAACAGGAATTACCATAGCATGCACCAGGGTCCTGGTGGCCCTCATAACTTCCCTCCACCAATGCCAAACATGGGCGTCCCTCCTATGCCACCAAACCCCAATGGAATGCCTCCACCCTGGATGCAGCCGCCCCCTCCTCCAATGGGCCAGGGCCCAGCACCACCCGGACACCCAATGA GTTTATTGCCACCACCCATGGGTATGATGCCCCCACCTCCACCTCCCCCCAACAACCAACCACCACCTCCACCCTCAGGACCTCTGCCACCATGGCAACAGCAGGCCCCTCCTCCACCACCCACCAGCAGCATGGCAACCAGCGCTCCACTGCCATGGCAACAGA ATACAACCACCACATCCACCTCTGCCACTGGAAACTTGCCACCCTGGCAACAGCCTCAGCAGACAGCCACCTCAGCTGCTCAGCCCCCTCCGCCCATGGGCACCCCTTCTATGGTGCCGCCTCCACCTGGGGTCCAACCCCCACTTCCTCCTGGTGCCCCCCCTCCTCCTCCACCCCCTCCACCTGGCTCAGCAGGCATGATGTATGCgccccctcccccacccccgcCCATGGACCCTAACTTTGTGACCATGATGGGTATCCCCGGTATGCCACCTTACGGGATGCCTCCTGCACCTCCGCCCCCTCCGCCTCAGAGTTAA
- the sf1 gene encoding splicing factor 1 isoform X2 produces the protein MVGLNPEFKPPADYKPPATRVSDKVMIPQDEYPEINFVGLLIGPRGNTLKNIEKECCAKIMIRGKGSVKEGKVGRKDGQMLPGEDEPLHALVTANTMENVKKAVEQIRNILKQGIETPEDQNDLRKMQLRELARLNGTLREDDNRILRPWQSTEPRSITNTTVCTKCGGAGHISSDCKFTSSFAPRAGEPPQSAQDKARMDKEYLSLMAELGEAPVPSSGGGHSNSPTSGPRPTGPNNNQPPPNRPPWMNSGPTDNRNYHSMHQGPGGPHNFPPPMPNMGVPPMPPNPNGMPPPWMQPPPPPMGQGPAPPGHPMSLLPPPMGMMPPPPPPPNNQPPPPPSGPLPPWQQQAPPPPPTSSMATSAPLPWQQNTTTTSTSATGNLPPWQQPQQTATSAAQPPPPMGTPSMVPPPPGVQPPLPPGAPPPPPPPPPGSAGMMYAPPPPPPPMDPNFVTMMGIPGMPPYGMPPAPPPPPPQS, from the exons ATGGTGGGACTGAACCCTGAATTTAAACCCCCTGCTGACTATAA ACCTCCAGCTACTAGGGTCAGTGATAAGGTGATGATTCCTCAGGATGAATATCCAGAGATCAACTTTGTTGGTCTTTTGATTGGACCACG TGGAAACACTCTGAAGAACATTGAGAAAGAGTGCTGTGCTAAAATCATGATTCGTGGTAAAGGTTCAGTGAAGGAAGGGAAGGTGGGTCGTAAGGATGGACAGATGCTTCCAGGAGAAGATGAACCTCTTCATGCACTAGTCACTGCTAACACAATGGAGAATGTCAAGAAAGCTGTGGAGCAG ATACGTAATATCCTCAAGCAGGGCATTGAGACCCCTGAGGACCAGAATGATTTGAGAAAGATGCAACTGAGGGAGCTGGCACGACTCAATGGCACTCTGAGAGAAGATGATAACAGGATCTTACGGCCATGGCAGAGCACAGAGCCTCGCAGCATCACAAATACAACGGTCTGTACAAAGTGTGGTGGAGCAGGTCACATCTCATCAGACTGCAAGTTTACCAG TTCCTTTGCTCCCCGGGCAGGCGAACCACCCCAGTCTGCTCAGGATAAGGCACGTATGGATAAAGAGTACTTGTCTCTTATGGCAGAATTAGGAGAGGCTCCAGTCCCTTCCTCCGGTGGGGGTCACAGCAATTCTCCCACTAGTGGACCTCGTCCAACAGGACCCAACAACAATCAACCACCACCA AATCGTCCTCCTTGGATGAATTCAGGCCCTACTGATAACAGGAATTACCATAGCATGCACCAGGGTCCTGGTGGCCCTCATAACTTCCCTCCACCAATGCCAAACATGGGCGTCCCTCCTATGCCACCAAACCCCAATGGAATGCCTCCACCCTGGATGCAGCCGCCCCCTCCTCCAATGGGCCAGGGCCCAGCACCACCCGGACACCCAATGA GTTTATTGCCACCACCCATGGGTATGATGCCCCCACCTCCACCTCCCCCCAACAACCAACCACCACCTCCACCCTCAGGACCTCTGCCACCATGGCAACAGCAGGCCCCTCCTCCACCACCCACCAGCAGCATGGCAACCAGCGCTCCACTGCCATGGCAACAGA ATACAACCACCACATCCACCTCTGCCACTGGAAACTTGCCACCCTGGCAACAGCCTCAGCAGACAGCCACCTCAGCTGCTCAGCCCCCTCCGCCCATGGGCACCCCTTCTATGGTGCCGCCTCCACCTGGGGTCCAACCCCCACTTCCTCCTGGTGCCCCCCCTCCTCCTCCACCCCCTCCACCTGGCTCAGCAGGCATGATGTATGCgccccctcccccacccccgcCCATGGACCCTAACTTTGTGACCATGATGGGTATCCCCGGTATGCCACCTTACGGGATGCCTCCTGCACCTCCGCCCCCTCCGCCTCAGAGTTAA
- the rbm4.1 gene encoding RNA-binding protein 4.1 isoform X2, translating to MVKIFVGNLSPNTTAEEIRSLFSQYGKISECDIVKNFGFVHMDDKAEADEAIRNLHHYMLNGMAMNVEMSKGKPKTSTKLHVGNISSSCTNQELRAKFEEYGPVVECDIVKDYAFVHMERVEDAMEAISGLDNTAFQGVSWLLMDHLRSFQGQYRWPTSWH from the exons ATGGTAAAAATCTTCGTTGGGAACCTCTCACCGAACACTACGGCCGAGGAGATCCGCTCCCTCTTCTCTCAGTATGGCAAGATCTCTGAGTGTGACATTGTCAAAAACTTCGGCTTTGTGCACATGGATGACAAAGCAGAAGCTGATGAAGCCATTCGAAATCTTCACCATTACATGCTGAACGGTATGGCCATGAATGTAGAGATGAGCAAAGGGAAGCCCAAGACCTCTACAAAACTTCATGTCGGCAACATCAGCAGTAGCTGCACCAACCAAGAACTCAGGGCCAAGTTTGAGGAATATGGACCTGTGGTAGAGTGTGACATAGTGAAGGACTATGCATTTGTTCATATGGAGCGAGTGGAAGATGCTATGGAGGCCATCAGTGGCTTGGACAACACAGCCTTTCAAG GTGTTTCTTGGTTGCTCATGGATCATTTAAGAAGTTTTCAAGGACAGTACAGATGGCCCACTTCTTGGCATTAA
- the rbm4.1 gene encoding RNA-binding protein 4.1 isoform X1: protein MVKIFVGNLSPNTTAEEIRSLFSQYGKISECDIVKNFGFVHMDDKAEADEAIRNLHHYMLNGMAMNVEMSKGKPKTSTKLHVGNISSSCTNQELRAKFEEYGPVVECDIVKDYAFVHMERVEDAMEAISGLDNTAFQGKLMSVKLSTSRLRTAPGMGERTGCYRCGQEGHWSKECPLDQNGSYREGPGSEGYEPLRFSAGGDRGGRGFHRGFSGEPAYGGSFAPSHGFTRGAGYGVPGYGRGAGFESAMNYGMPAGYGIGADNSMAPAYGSEAAYGSSGVAYGGVLPAYPIRRAPYEERDPYGVVDFYEKYRARPYGASYFEDRRAVPPPVPPPPSSSAIVREHLSSSNHDPYERHPLPPPPAPTSSYYVRERSPIRRAPLEAEGYAYERSRLSPVSSIPRSSPYDIPRDPYAERARYAY, encoded by the exons ATGGTAAAAATCTTCGTTGGGAACCTCTCACCGAACACTACGGCCGAGGAGATCCGCTCCCTCTTCTCTCAGTATGGCAAGATCTCTGAGTGTGACATTGTCAAAAACTTCGGCTTTGTGCACATGGATGACAAAGCAGAAGCTGATGAAGCCATTCGAAATCTTCACCATTACATGCTGAACGGTATGGCCATGAATGTAGAGATGAGCAAAGGGAAGCCCAAGACCTCTACAAAACTTCATGTCGGCAACATCAGCAGTAGCTGCACCAACCAAGAACTCAGGGCCAAGTTTGAGGAATATGGACCTGTGGTAGAGTGTGACATAGTGAAGGACTATGCATTTGTTCATATGGAGCGAGTGGAAGATGCTATGGAGGCCATCAGTGGCTTGGACAACACAGCCTTTCAAG GCAAACTGATGAGCGTGAAGCTTTCGACTAGCCGCCTGCGTACCGCGCCGGGAATGGGAGAGAGAACGGGTTGTTATCGGTGCGGGCAGGAAGGCCACTGGTCCAAAGAATGCCCATTGGACCAGAACGGCTCCTACAGAGAGGGCCCAGGCTCGGAAGGATATGAGCCTCTCAGATTCAGTGCGGGTGGCGATCGTGGTGGCCGGGGTTTTCATCGCGGCTTCAGTGGCGAGCCAGCCTATGGTGGCAGCTTTGCACCCTCCCATGGGTTCACCAGGGGAGCCGGGTATGGCGTCCCTGGGTATGGAAGGGGTGCGGGTTTTGAGAGTGCAATGAATTATGGTATGCCAGCGGGCTACGGCATTGGCGCGGATAATAGCATGGCCCCGGCGTACGGCAGTGAGGCTGCGTATGGGAGCAGTGGCGTGGCCTATGGCGGTGTGTTGCCTGCGTACCCGATACGGCGAGCGCCCTATGAGGAAAGAGATCCGTACGGGGTGGTGGACTTCTACGAGAAGTATCGGGCACGTCCGTACGGAGCCAGTTATTTCGAAGATAGACGCGCGGTTCCACCTCCTGTCCCTCCTCCCCCGTCCTCCTCAGCGATCGTGAGAGAACACCTGTCCTCCTCTAACCATGACCCATATGAGCGCCACCCCCTTCCCCCTCCTCCGGCGCCCACCTCTTCATATTATGTCCGCGAGCGGAGCCCGATCCGGCGAGCTCCACTTGAGGCGGAGGGATATGCGTATGAACGGTCGCGCCTCTCTCCTGTCTCTTCGATTCCCAGGAGTTCGCCGTATGACATACCGCGGGATCCATATGCGGAACGGGCGCGCTATGCTTACTAG